One Thioclava electrotropha DNA segment encodes these proteins:
- a CDS encoding DUF1850 domain-containing protein, producing MSATCLMVGAAMIALAPSGQFSLEWTHSVEKEGWREHWQVTDHDTLRLVGAAVKGSGAGMEPGPGGHFEDGWWVWNTTGPEVPDLELAASGATVSGWTLCSVDCQVIGAVREAPIRIAPCPAEPGDG from the coding sequence ATGAGCGCGACCTGCCTCATGGTCGGGGCTGCGATGATCGCGCTGGCGCCCTCGGGCCAGTTTTCGCTGGAATGGACCCATTCGGTCGAGAAAGAGGGCTGGCGCGAACATTGGCAGGTGACCGACCACGACACGCTGCGCCTCGTCGGCGCGGCGGTGAAAGGATCGGGCGCGGGGATGGAGCCGGGCCCGGGCGGTCATTTCGAGGATGGCTGGTGGGTCTGGAACACGACCGGCCCCGAAGTGCCCGATCTGGAACTGGCAGCCTCGGGGGCGACGGTCTCGGGCTGGACTTTGTGCTCGGTCGATTGTCAGGTGATCGGAGCCGTGCGCGAGGCACCGATCCGGATCGCGCCTTGCCCCGCCGAGCCGGGCGACGGCTAA
- a CDS encoding ATP-binding protein, whose translation MAKPAARMTFWRVIAVCAISVAAAVGAWRIALSGIDARLDRSLILTLRALETEIDRFRYLPAVVGQDARIRAVIRTPDAPGADLAANRYLAEVLGLSGADQLYLMDGQGVTLAASNWDSPASFVGHDYSFRPYFRDAIATGQGAFYAIGVTTGVPGYFLSARIGDRDGPPGVVVVKVDLDPLQQAWAQAGQAVAVADPDGVVFLSGNPDWLYHPLHPLAPEARARLADLKTYPGRDPATQGPLMQGNAAWMFDASGARLRSQTAAFGDGWTVVAAAPVQPAMLSALIAGVTAALASVLGLALAKTQAQRRQLVALRLRQSEMLERKVAERTRALGREIEARRQTEAELRAAQEGLIHSEKMAALGRMSAAIVHEVSQPLAAMEATLAAAEMGAARSTEKTVARIETARNLIRRMQRTIKHLKSFSRKDTAALERIEIGAVAASALELVAPRARALGIKPRVVVPDGLLFANAGRVRLEQVLVNLLLNALDAVEGQPAPEVELRLEGAEEELHLSVRDNGPGIAPEDMPRVTEPFFSTKEEGSGLGLGLAISQAILSEIGGRLDIRSTPAAGTQMIVTLTRVREKEPV comes from the coding sequence ATGGCCAAGCCTGCCGCGCGCATGACATTCTGGCGGGTGATCGCGGTCTGCGCGATCTCCGTCGCGGCGGCGGTGGGCGCATGGCGCATCGCGCTGTCGGGCATCGACGCGCGGCTCGATCGCAGCCTGATCCTGACCCTGCGCGCGCTGGAAACCGAGATCGACCGCTTCCGCTACCTGCCCGCCGTGGTCGGGCAGGATGCCCGCATCCGCGCGGTGATCCGCACGCCCGATGCGCCCGGCGCGGATCTCGCGGCGAACCGCTACCTTGCCGAGGTTCTGGGGCTCTCGGGGGCCGATCAGCTTTACCTGATGGACGGGCAGGGGGTGACGCTTGCGGCGTCGAACTGGGACAGCCCGGCCTCTTTCGTAGGCCACGATTACAGCTTCCGTCCCTATTTCCGCGATGCGATCGCCACCGGGCAGGGCGCCTTCTACGCGATCGGCGTGACGACCGGGGTTCCGGGCTATTTCCTCTCTGCGCGGATCGGAGATCGCGACGGTCCGCCCGGTGTGGTGGTGGTGAAGGTCGATCTCGACCCGCTGCAACAGGCCTGGGCGCAGGCGGGGCAGGCGGTGGCGGTGGCCGATCCCGATGGGGTGGTGTTCCTCTCGGGCAATCCCGACTGGCTCTATCACCCGCTCCATCCGCTCGCCCCCGAGGCGCGCGCGCGGCTGGCGGATCTGAAGACCTATCCCGGGCGCGATCCGGCGACACAGGGGCCGCTGATGCAAGGCAACGCCGCGTGGATGTTCGATGCGAGCGGCGCGCGGCTGCGCAGCCAGACCGCAGCGTTTGGCGATGGCTGGACGGTGGTGGCCGCAGCCCCGGTGCAGCCCGCGATGCTCTCGGCGCTGATCGCGGGGGTGACGGCGGCGCTGGCCTCGGTGCTCGGTCTGGCGCTGGCGAAAACGCAGGCGCAGCGGCGGCAGCTCGTGGCGCTGCGCCTGCGCCAATCCGAGATGCTGGAGCGCAAGGTGGCCGAGCGCACCCGCGCTCTTGGCCGCGAGATCGAGGCCCGCCGCCAGACCGAAGCCGAATTGCGCGCCGCCCAGGAAGGCTTGATCCATTCCGAGAAGATGGCCGCGCTTGGCCGGATGTCGGCCGCGATCGTGCATGAGGTGAGCCAGCCGCTTGCCGCGATGGAGGCAACCCTTGCCGCCGCCGAGATGGGCGCCGCGCGCAGCACCGAGAAGACGGTCGCCCGCATCGAGACTGCGCGCAACCTGATCCGCCGGATGCAGCGCACGATCAAGCACCTGAAAAGCTTCTCCCGCAAAGACACCGCCGCGCTGGAGCGGATCGAGATCGGCGCCGTAGCGGCAAGCGCGCTGGAACTGGTTGCGCCGCGGGCTAGAGCGCTCGGGATTAAGCCGCGCGTGGTTGTCCCCGATGGTCTGCTTTTCGCCAATGCGGGACGGGTGCGGCTGGAACAGGTCCTGGTGAACCTGCTGCTGAATGCACTCGATGCGGTCGAGGGCCAGCCCGCGCCCGAAGTCGAGCTGCGTCTGGAGGGCGCGGAAGAAGAACTGCACCTGAGCGTCCGTGACAACGGCCCCGGCATCGCGCCGGAAGACATGCCGCGCGTGACCGAGCCATTCTTCTCGACCAAGGAGGAGGGGTCGGGACTTGGCCTCGGCCTTGCGATCTCACAGGCGATCCTGTCCGAGATCGGTGGGCGCCTCGATATCCGCTCGACGCCGGCGGCGGGCACGCAGATGATCGTGACGCTCACACGGGTGCGCGAGAAGGAGCCGGTATGA
- a CDS encoding sigma-54-dependent transcriptional regulator — protein MTALIHVVEDDDDHRAALADLIEAGGYDCEGFAHAQAALDAPALPDLVVSDLRMPGIDGFGLLEALKARSPDLPVLMITGHGDVSHAVKAMQLGAEDFLEKPYDAQHLLAVVDRALRARATRAELGRLQDEIARRDGAEILGQSAAIAALRSRIAALGPLEIDLVVTGETGTGKELVARALHAASPRAQGPFVALNCAALPETLFEIEIFGHVAGAFPGAQDKPGKLEAASGGTLVFDEVEAMPAAVQPKLLRALQERQVERLGENRLRPLDLRIIALTKSDLRARTLDDSFRADLFYRFAGAEITLDPLRSLGEDIVLLFRHFAELAARRYGRDLPDLPYSLREQLKRRPWPGNVRELKAAAERFALGLDLPDAPTEAPSAPQSLADKVAAYEAREISATLERCRGNTERAAQALGIARRTLNDKISRYGIRAD, from the coding sequence ATGACCGCATTGATCCATGTCGTCGAGGATGATGACGACCACCGCGCGGCGCTCGCCGATCTGATCGAGGCGGGCGGCTATGACTGCGAGGGGTTCGCCCATGCGCAGGCGGCGCTCGATGCGCCCGCTTTGCCCGATCTGGTGGTCAGCGATCTGCGGATGCCTGGCATCGACGGGTTCGGCCTGCTCGAGGCGCTCAAGGCGCGCAGCCCCGATCTGCCGGTCCTGATGATAACCGGGCATGGCGATGTCTCGCATGCGGTGAAGGCGATGCAATTGGGGGCGGAGGATTTTCTCGAGAAGCCCTACGACGCGCAACATCTGCTGGCGGTGGTCGACCGGGCGCTTCGGGCCCGCGCGACCCGGGCCGAGCTGGGGCGGCTGCAAGACGAGATCGCGCGGCGCGACGGGGCGGAGATCCTTGGTCAGTCGGCGGCGATCGCGGCGCTGCGCTCGCGAATCGCGGCGCTCGGCCCGCTGGAGATCGACCTCGTGGTGACGGGGGAAACCGGGACGGGGAAGGAACTCGTCGCCCGTGCGCTTCATGCGGCCAGCCCGCGCGCGCAGGGGCCGTTCGTAGCGCTCAATTGCGCCGCGCTGCCTGAGACGCTGTTCGAGATCGAGATCTTCGGCCATGTCGCGGGCGCTTTCCCTGGCGCTCAGGACAAGCCCGGCAAGCTGGAGGCGGCCTCGGGCGGCACGCTGGTGTTCGACGAGGTCGAGGCTATGCCGGCGGCGGTGCAGCCGAAATTGCTGCGCGCCTTGCAGGAACGTCAGGTGGAGCGGCTGGGCGAAAACCGTCTGCGCCCGCTCGACCTGCGGATCATCGCTCTGACGAAATCGGATCTGCGCGCGCGCACGCTCGATGACAGCTTCCGCGCCGATCTGTTCTATCGCTTCGCCGGGGCCGAGATCACGCTCGATCCGCTGCGCTCTCTGGGCGAGGATATCGTTCTGCTGTTTCGCCATTTCGCCGAGCTTGCCGCGCGCCGCTATGGCCGTGATCTCCCGGACCTGCCCTATAGCTTGCGCGAACAGCTCAAGCGCCGCCCCTGGCCCGGCAATGTCCGCGAACTGAAAGCGGCGGCGGAACGCTTCGCGCTAGGCCTTGATCTGCCCGATGCGCCGACCGAGGCACCCTCGGCTCCGCAAAGCCTCGCCGACAAGGTCGCGGCCTATGAGGCGCGCGAGATCAGCGCCACGCTCGAACGCTGCCGGGGCAATACCGAACGGGCCGCCCAGGCGCTCGGCATCGCGCGGCGCACGCTCAACGACAAGATCAGCCGCTACGGGATTCGCGCCGATTAG
- a CDS encoding terminase large subunit domain-containing protein has product MAKPSTLAKRFAASLSVPTGRLAGEPIKLAPYQRQFIDGAFAPEINVGVLSVGRGNGKSTLSAVLALGELVGAWSDAAEREILIAAKTQQQAQICWHYVASLTRTLPEDMQAAITIRRQPRFEIQYDDERGPHILRAISADGKSALGTSPTLAILDERGHWPLAQGDELEAALLTGLSKRDGRALIISTSASSDAHPFSLWLDRDAPGVYRQEHRPEKGLPADDVASLIVANPGTKYGIGPSLDRLKADAALALERGGSALSRFRLLSRNERVQEDNRDVLLGLDDWLKCEVTDLPPKEGPCVIGLDLGGSASMSAAAYFWPETGRLEAYGTFPGAPGLDARGQSDAVGDLYCQMAQRHELFTLGDRTVPIVEWIEGVLRRAVAENVACIVCDRFKAAEMGEALDKAGSRAPVVWRGMGFKDGSEDVERLRRHVFDGRVKSPESYLLRHAFAEAVVLTDPAGNAKPAKGRSMGRIDAACAAMLAVSEGARMLSRPAPRAGRVMWA; this is encoded by the coding sequence ATGGCTAAACCCTCGACCCTCGCCAAGCGTTTTGCGGCCTCTCTGAGCGTTCCGACCGGGCGTCTTGCGGGTGAGCCTATCAAGCTGGCTCCCTATCAGCGCCAATTCATTGACGGGGCCTTCGCGCCCGAAATCAATGTGGGCGTCCTGAGCGTTGGCAGGGGCAATGGTAAATCCACCTTGTCGGCGGTGCTGGCCTTGGGCGAGCTGGTCGGCGCGTGGAGCGATGCGGCGGAGCGCGAAATCCTGATCGCTGCCAAGACGCAGCAACAGGCGCAAATCTGCTGGCACTACGTCGCGAGCCTGACGCGGACCCTGCCCGAAGATATGCAGGCGGCAATCACGATCCGGCGTCAGCCCCGGTTTGAGATACAGTATGACGACGAACGGGGGCCGCACATTCTCCGGGCTATCTCGGCGGATGGCAAATCAGCCCTCGGCACTTCTCCGACCTTGGCAATTCTCGATGAGCGGGGCCATTGGCCCTTGGCTCAGGGTGACGAACTGGAAGCGGCCTTGCTCACCGGCCTGTCAAAGCGTGACGGGCGGGCGTTGATTATCTCGACCTCGGCAAGCTCTGACGCGCACCCGTTTAGCCTCTGGCTCGACCGTGACGCGCCGGGCGTCTATCGGCAGGAACACCGGCCCGAAAAGGGCTTGCCTGCGGATGATGTGGCCTCGCTGATCGTCGCGAACCCCGGCACGAAATACGGCATCGGCCCGAGCCTCGACCGCCTCAAGGCTGACGCGGCGCTCGCTCTTGAGCGGGGCGGCTCTGCGCTGTCGCGCTTCCGGCTGCTGTCGCGCAATGAGCGAGTGCAGGAAGACAACCGCGACGTGCTGCTGGGCCTTGATGATTGGCTCAAGTGCGAGGTGACGGACCTGCCCCCGAAAGAGGGGCCATGCGTGATCGGCCTCGACCTGGGCGGCTCTGCGTCCATGTCGGCAGCGGCCTATTTCTGGCCCGAGACGGGGCGGCTTGAGGCTTACGGCACCTTTCCCGGTGCGCCGGGGCTGGACGCGCGCGGGCAATCCGACGCGGTGGGCGACCTCTATTGCCAGATGGCGCAGCGGCATGAGCTGTTCACCTTGGGCGATAGGACTGTGCCGATTGTCGAATGGATCGAAGGCGTCTTGCGCCGTGCCGTGGCCGAGAATGTCGCCTGCATTGTCTGCGACCGCTTCAAGGCGGCTGAGATGGGCGAGGCTCTGGACAAGGCCGGAAGCCGTGCACCGGTGGTCTGGCGGGGCATGGGATTTAAGGATGGCTCGGAAGACGTGGAACGGCTGCGGCGGCATGTCTTCGACGGGCGCGTGAAGTCTCCCGAAAGCTACCTGTTGCGCCACGCCTTCGCGGAAGCGGTGGTGCTGACCGACCCTGCGGGCAATGCGAAGCCCGCCAAGGGGCGCAGCATGGGCCGGATTGATGCGGCCTGCGCGGCAATGCTGGCCGTCTCCGAAGGCGCGCGGATGCTCAGCCGACCGGCTCCAAGAGCGGGGAGGGTGATGTGGGCGTAA
- a CDS encoding HNH endonuclease produces the protein MGVTFKRYGTWVYRDRRWPALRLMAKRRDGFQCVKCGSRYRLEVDHIRPVRDAPEKAFDLENLQTLCGPCHGAKTRIEAGHPELSPERQRWRDLLRDMQRNPSSKEVKHA, from the coding sequence GTGGGCGTAACCTTCAAACGATACGGCACATGGGTTTATCGCGATCGGCGCTGGCCTGCGCTGCGCCTGATGGCGAAGCGGCGCGACGGTTTCCAATGCGTCAAATGCGGCTCTCGTTACCGGCTGGAAGTGGATCACATTCGGCCCGTGCGTGATGCGCCTGAAAAGGCGTTCGACCTCGAAAATCTGCAAACGCTCTGCGGCCCGTGCCACGGCGCGAAGACCCGGATCGAGGCTGGGCATCCTGAACTATCCCCCGAGCGTCAACGGTGGCGCGATTTGCTGCGGGACATGCAGCGCAACCCTTCGAGCAAAGAGGTAAAACATGCTTGA
- a CDS encoding phage major capsid protein produces MLDSVKIQRRQSEIRQKLAELSGKETPDETELRSMNDLDVEYRSNETRYRAALIAEDSERREAGEELETRSGREWSDLVSGYELRQAVLALDEGRALDGRTAEVVQELRNAGGYRGVPVPLMALEQRAGETVSTGTPDPMNTRPIIDRLFPASVAARLGFQTINIDHGSTEWPVATAGAVAGWAATEGGNVAGPSAFATAEKSLAPNNTLGAHMRITRKALKQTGSGLEQAIRRDLASVIGVELDKACFSGTGADGEPLGVVAGAATYGITSTAIDAAATWAAIRAEVVAFMEGNAASAPTDVKIGFGPSVWADLDDQFVTGTAVTELDRLVAKVGNPALSNTLDTTAVLTTSAGGIAPAFLGIWGAVDLIRDPYSDAQSGGLRLTGLVTADVTVARGSQLRILTGLAAA; encoded by the coding sequence ATGCTTGATTCTGTGAAGATCCAGCGGCGGCAATCGGAAATCCGCCAAAAGCTGGCCGAACTGTCGGGGAAGGAAACCCCCGACGAAACCGAACTGCGTTCGATGAATGACCTCGACGTGGAATATCGGAGCAACGAAACCCGCTATCGCGCAGCGCTGATCGCTGAGGACAGCGAGCGGCGCGAGGCTGGCGAAGAACTCGAGACCCGTTCGGGCCGTGAATGGTCTGATCTGGTGTCGGGCTATGAGCTGCGCCAAGCGGTGCTGGCCCTCGATGAAGGCCGCGCCCTCGATGGCCGCACGGCTGAGGTGGTGCAAGAGCTGCGCAACGCTGGCGGCTATCGCGGCGTTCCCGTGCCTCTCATGGCTCTGGAACAGCGCGCAGGCGAAACCGTCTCGACCGGCACCCCTGACCCGATGAACACGCGCCCGATTATCGACCGGCTGTTCCCGGCTTCGGTGGCCGCGCGTCTTGGCTTCCAGACGATCAACATTGACCACGGCTCGACCGAATGGCCGGTGGCGACCGCTGGCGCGGTGGCGGGCTGGGCTGCGACCGAAGGCGGCAACGTGGCCGGACCCTCGGCATTTGCCACGGCGGAAAAATCGCTCGCTCCGAACAACACCCTAGGCGCGCATATGCGGATCACCCGCAAGGCGCTGAAACAGACCGGCAGCGGGCTGGAGCAAGCAATCCGGCGCGACCTCGCTTCGGTGATCGGCGTGGAGCTGGACAAGGCCTGTTTCTCCGGCACCGGCGCGGACGGCGAACCGCTCGGCGTGGTGGCTGGGGCCGCGACCTACGGCATCACCTCGACCGCGATTGACGCGGCGGCGACGTGGGCGGCGATCCGGGCCGAGGTGGTGGCCTTCATGGAGGGCAACGCGGCATCGGCTCCGACCGATGTGAAGATCGGTTTCGGCCCGAGTGTCTGGGCTGATCTGGATGACCAATTCGTCACCGGCACGGCAGTTACCGAGCTTGACCGGCTGGTCGCGAAGGTGGGGAACCCGGCGCTGTCGAACACCCTCGACACAACGGCGGTGTTGACGACCTCGGCGGGCGGCATTGCTCCGGCCTTCCTCGGCATCTGGGGCGCGGTGGACCTGATCCGTGATCCGTATTCCGACGCACAGTCGGGCGGGCTGCGGCTGACCGGGCTTGTCACGGCTGACGTGACCGTCGCGCGCGGCTCGCAACTGCGCATCCTCACCGGCTTGGCGGCGGCGTAA
- a CDS encoding HK97 family phage prohead protease has protein sequence MDWGGHSGGLEIRKRASGAMALHGRFPYGKRAVLSDGGKRGRPQKEVFAPKAFGYRVNDPKAEIHLLIGHSYDKPLASKGAGSLTLTDTDEALTFEAEILPEIQASTWWKDFLAQYEAGLVGGISPGFRIPPPVTVPNAEKIVAEDPSQGRAMIRTVFQALLFELSIVTQPAYQETLLELFTGDKPQDQPQDKPEGRSAVWLPEGAGLQRTLNRWRL, from the coding sequence ATGGACTGGGGCGGCCATAGCGGCGGGCTGGAAATCCGCAAGCGGGCATCTGGCGCAATGGCGCTGCATGGCCGCTTTCCCTACGGCAAACGCGCCGTCCTGAGCGATGGCGGGAAGCGGGGGCGACCTCAAAAGGAAGTCTTCGCCCCCAAGGCTTTCGGCTATCGGGTGAACGATCCCAAGGCCGAAATTCACCTGCTGATCGGTCATAGCTATGACAAGCCGCTCGCCTCGAAAGGGGCGGGCAGCTTGACCCTCACCGATACCGACGAGGCGCTGACATTCGAGGCGGAAATCCTGCCCGAAATTCAAGCCTCGACGTGGTGGAAAGACTTTCTGGCGCAGTATGAAGCGGGCTTGGTCGGGGGCATTTCCCCCGGCTTTCGCATCCCGCCCCCGGTGACTGTGCCAAACGCTGAGAAGATCGTGGCGGAAGACCCGAGCCAAGGCCGCGCGATGATCCGCACGGTATTTCAGGCTCTGCTCTTTGAGCTGAGCATTGTGACTCAGCCCGCGTATCAGGAAACGCTCTTGGAGCTGTTCACCGGCGACAAGCCACAAGACCAACCGCAAGACAAGCCCGAAGGGCGCTCGGCAGTTTGGCTGCCCGAGGGCGCAGGGCTTCAACGCACCCTTAACCGGTGGAGGCTCTGA
- a CDS encoding phage portal protein, with amino-acid sequence MGLLQRIFGKAETRATGTGYTSQVMTSRAAYITGRDGAAELTATVQGCVSLWESGLSLADVQGTDVLTRRNLALAARALALRGEAVFYIAEDRLIPATDWDLTTRLAQPVAYRLTLPDTGGGRTMTALAGEVLHFRIGSDVNAPYSGQAPLRRSGLTAGLLHHVETALAEAFQNMPLGSQIVPMPEMPDTDMNTMAGSFRGNRGNVLIRESVNVSAAGGPAPVQDWKASDVTPDLSKAMTRETLSAARDAVQMAFGVLPGLASSATTGPMVREAQRHLAQWTLQPLAMSMAEEATEKLGAVVDIDTLRPLQAYDAGGRARAAATVVQALGMAKEAGVDPDQALKLVNWGKDDGAA; translated from the coding sequence ATGGGCCTCTTGCAACGGATCTTCGGAAAGGCTGAGACGCGGGCGACCGGCACGGGCTACACGTCGCAGGTAATGACCTCGCGCGCGGCTTACATCACGGGCCGGGATGGCGCGGCGGAACTCACCGCGACGGTGCAGGGCTGTGTGTCTCTCTGGGAAAGCGGGCTGAGCCTCGCGGACGTGCAGGGAACGGACGTTCTGACCCGGCGCAATCTGGCGCTTGCGGCGCGGGCCTTGGCGCTACGCGGTGAAGCGGTGTTCTATATCGCGGAAGATCGGCTGATCCCGGCGACCGATTGGGATTTGACGACCCGCCTTGCGCAGCCGGTGGCCTATCGCCTGACCCTGCCAGATACCGGGGGCGGGCGGACCATGACCGCCCTTGCGGGCGAGGTTCTGCACTTCCGTATCGGCAGCGACGTGAACGCGCCTTACTCGGGGCAGGCACCCTTGCGCCGCTCGGGCCTCACGGCGGGACTGTTGCACCACGTTGAAACCGCGCTGGCCGAGGCGTTCCAGAATATGCCGCTCGGCTCGCAAATCGTGCCTATGCCGGAAATGCCCGATACGGACATGAACACGATGGCGGGCAGCTTCCGGGGCAACCGGGGCAATGTGCTGATCCGTGAAAGCGTCAATGTCTCGGCGGCGGGCGGGCCTGCGCCGGTGCAGGATTGGAAAGCCTCGGACGTGACCCCCGACCTTTCCAAAGCAATGACCCGCGAAACCCTCTCGGCGGCGCGGGACGCGGTGCAGATGGCCTTCGGCGTTCTGCCGGGGCTGGCCAGCTCTGCGACAACCGGGCCGATGGTGAGGGAGGCGCAGCGCCACCTCGCGCAATGGACCCTGCAACCGCTGGCAATGTCGATGGCCGAGGAAGCGACCGAGAAGCTCGGCGCGGTGGTGGACATAGACACGCTGCGACCGCTCCAAGCCTATGACGCAGGCGGGCGGGCGCGTGCGGCCGCAACCGTGGTGCAGGCGCTCGGCATGGCGAAGGAAGCGGGCGTTGACCCTGACCAAGCTTTGAAGCTGGTGAACTGGGGGAAAGACGACGGGGCCGCGTGA